GGAGGCCAGATCCTGATCTCCGAACCGACACGAAAAGAAGTGAGGTCAATCCTCAGGGTTGGAAAGCAGATGGAGATCAAAGCAAAGGGATTCGAACAGCCCATCCCCTCAGCGAGGTCCGAGGCATTGGCGGGACACACAAGCTCTCTCTGCCGGAGACAAAAGATGCGCTCATTCCCCTGCCTCAGGAGATCCCGCTCCGCTATACCGTGGTCGAAGGGGACCATCTGAGTGGCGTCATGTTCACGGGAAGTTTCGTCAAGCTGTCAGCCAAGGGAGCCGAGGCACGGTTGGAACATCCCGTCGCCCCCTTGACCAACCTCAAGATGCATCTCATTGCCGACAATGGCGAAGAGATCCCTGGAGCACTGTACGGCAAGGTCGTGGAACAGCCATCGGAGAGTCCCACGATTTTTTCTGTGCGTTTCACCTCAATGCCGCCAGAAGTTGAGACGTTTTTGCATCGTCTCTTAAGCTCTTAACCCAGTCTTCTCCTGGAAACACTGCACGCAACCGGGGAATGTCGTCTGAGCCGGCAGGTAAGGAAAGTGATTGAGTTTGTGGTGCGCCCAAAGCGAAAATGGTCGGGGGATCGCGCTTCCCCGTCTGCAAGTCGGGTCCAACCCTTGACAACCCATGCACCGGTCATGGATAGTTAATCTCCCTACGGTTGCCAGCAGCCATTGAAAGTATAAAACCGAGGTTGACCATAGCCCCGAAGCTACCTCCGGCACAAGCATTGCAGCGCCTTCGCGGGCGGAGCACGGCCTAGAGGGCGTTCTGTTTTGTAAAATGAGGTAGACTAACATGATTGTTGCCGACTTGAGGAAGCTGACATGAAAGATGAAAAAAAGACGATAGTGACGGAACTCCAAGAGGCCCGTGAGCGGTTACAATACCTGTTCGCCATCAGTCCGGCGATCATATACACCAATCAGGCCTCGGGAGATTTTACGTGTACGTTCGTCAGCGAGAATCTCCAATCGATCATGGCACATACCCCGCGTGAGATGCTCGATGACCCGAACTTTTGGGCCAGCCATCTCCATCCAGAGGATGCCTCGCGGGTGTTTGCCGACATCCATCAGCTGATCGGCCAGGGGGGAGGGACGATCGAATACCGTTTCCGCCACCGGCAGGGGCACTATATCTGGATTCAGGATACCTTCAAGGTCATCCACGACGAGGCAGGTCGTCCATTGGAGATCGTCGGTTCCTGGGCGGACATCACAAACCGCAAGCTGGCCGAAGCCGAGCTACAAAAGGCAAAGGAAGCCGCCGAAGAGGCCACCCGGGTCAAGAGCGACTTCTTGGCCAACATGAGTCACGAGCTGCGCACGCCGCTCAACGCCATCATCGGTTACAGTGAGATGTTGCAAGAGGAGGCCGAGGATCTGGGGCAGGTGCACTTTATCCCGGACCTCCAGAAGATTCACGGAGCAGGCAGACACCTACTAGGGCTCATCAACGATATCCTCGACCTCTCGAAAATCGAAGCCGGCAAGATGGGCCTCTACCTGGAGACCTTTGACATCGCCCCGATGATCCAGGACGTCGTGGCCACCATCACCCCACTGGTGGAGAAGGACGCCAATACGCTTAAGGTGCACTGCGCCGACGATCTTGGCACCATGCGGGCCGACCTGACCAAGGTCCGACAAGCGCTGTTCAACCTACTCAGCAACGCCTGCAAATTCACGGAGCGGGGGACCCTCACCCTGGGGGCCAACCGTGAGATGGTGGACGGCACGGCCTGGATCAAGTTCCGTGTGAGTGACACCGGCATCGGCATGACGCCGGAACAGATGGGGAAGCTGTTCGAGGCATTTACGCAAGCGGAAGCTTCGACGACCCGAAAATATGGCGGCACAGGCCTCGGGCTGACGATCAGCCAGAAATTCTGTCAGATGATGGGGGGGGACATCACGGTCGAGAGCGCGCCGGGCCAGGGGTCCACCTTTACCATCTTGCTCCCCGCCAAGGTAGTTGACCCCGAGGCCGCACTGGTTCCTCGTGTGGAGGAAATCCCAGCCACTGCCGTGCCGACGCCGGAAGGCGCGCCCACCGTGCTCGTCATCGACGATG
This region of Candidatus Methylomirabilota bacterium genomic DNA includes:
- a CDS encoding adenylate/guanylate cyclase domain-containing protein, producing the protein AAVNEENRQEGLPEVEMGIGVHTGQVVVGNIGSPERMKYGVVGSHVSLTSRIQSYTIGGQILISEPTRKEVRSILRVGKQMEIKAKGFEQPIPSARSEALAGHTSSLCRRQKMRSFPCLRRSRSAIPWSKGTI
- a CDS encoding PilZ domain-containing protein — its product is MFTGSFVKLSAKGAEARLEHPVAPLTNLKMHLIADNGEEIPGALYGKVVEQPSESPTIFSVRFTSMPPEVETFLHRLLSS
- a CDS encoding response regulator, which gives rise to MKDEKKTIVTELQEARERLQYLFAISPAIIYTNQASGDFTCTFVSENLQSIMAHTPREMLDDPNFWASHLHPEDASRVFADIHQLIGQGGGTIEYRFRHRQGHYIWIQDTFKVIHDEAGRPLEIVGSWADITNRKLAEAELQKAKEAAEEATRVKSDFLANMSHELRTPLNAIIGYSEMLQEEAEDLGQVHFIPDLQKIHGAGRHLLGLINDILDLSKIEAGKMGLYLETFDIAPMIQDVVATITPLVEKDANTLKVHCADDLGTMRADLTKVRQALFNLLSNACKFTERGTLTLGANREMVDGTAWIKFRVSDTGIGMTPEQMGKLFEAFTQAEASTTRKYGGTGLGLTISQKFCQMMGGDITVESAPGQGSTFTILLPAKVVDPEAALVPRVEEIPATAVPTPEGAPTVLVIDDDPRVHDLMQRFLRKEGLHMVAAMDGEEGLRLAKTVRPTMITLDVLMPGMDGWAVLSALKSDPELTDIPVIMITIMDEKQMGYTLGAADYLTKPIEWKRLAVILQKYKCAHPPCPVLVVEDDAEIRKLLRRRLEKEGWAVAEAENGRVALERMAENRPELILLDLIMPEMDGFQFLEEVRKQEGWRSIPVVVVTAKNLTPEDRLVLSGSVTQILQKGAYSQEELLRKIRDLVAACVRPSNRE